In one Fusobacterium simiae genomic region, the following are encoded:
- a CDS encoding DUF2262 domain-containing protein, whose translation MQEQEFPLSQNNNLVNEIEKEIIALINSKGTFISEITTENKSLLVANAELIAYIDCINNELHKSKAKIEWLVTAEDSKRNFIYNIEKYHIYHLKVKEADANNFLLIDVLERDIHNELLDETLKECEQKAAIVIEDPDLGKFILDKNLKAFLSKSDWLNPKKQIDISLNIGENTRIKALEKVGAFLNTFEKLVNNKKEWDKKLKVYAAENLVGLANELRKNLKGMFKFIKVWKWRFIARIELISLSINPNGEFIATFDDGKLFLGHKIIINGNVNGELINSVIVENFNIEDYKKVEAVINEENSTDNKVKVVENITVIKSEENKE comes from the coding sequence ATGCAAGAACAAGAATTTCCATTAAGTCAAAATAATAATTTAGTAAATGAAATTGAAAAAGAAATAATAGCTCTTATAAATTCAAAAGGAACTTTTATTTCTGAAATAACTACTGAAAATAAAAGTTTATTAGTAGCAAATGCTGAACTTATAGCATATATTGATTGTATTAATAATGAATTACATAAATCTAAAGCTAAAATTGAATGGTTGGTAACAGCTGAAGACAGTAAAAGAAATTTTATTTACAATATAGAAAAATATCATATTTATCATTTAAAAGTTAAGGAAGCTGATGCTAATAATTTTCTACTTATTGATGTTTTAGAAAGAGATATTCACAATGAATTATTAGATGAAACATTAAAAGAATGTGAACAAAAAGCTGCTATTGTAATTGAAGATCCAGATTTGGGAAAATTTATTTTAGATAAAAATTTAAAAGCATTTTTATCTAAAAGCGATTGGTTAAATCCTAAAAAACAAATAGATATTTCTTTAAATATTGGAGAAAATACTCGTATTAAAGCATTAGAAAAAGTTGGGGCTTTTCTTAACACATTTGAAAAATTAGTTAATAATAAAAAAGAATGGGATAAAAAGTTAAAAGTTTATGCTGCTGAAAATTTAGTAGGTCTAGCTAATGAATTAAGAAAAAACTTAAAAGGTATGTTTAAATTTATAAAAGTATGGAAGTGGCGCTTTATTGCTAGAATTGAACTTATTTCTTTATCTATTAATCCTAATGGAGAATTTATAGCAACTTTTGATGATGGAAAATTATTTTTAGGACATAAAATTATAATAAATGGAAATGTTAATGGAGAATTAATAAATTCGGTTATAGTTGAAAATTTTAATATTGAGGACTATAAAAAAGTTGAAGCTGTTATTAATGAAGAGAATTCTACTGATAACAAGGTAAAGGTTGTTGAAAATATAACTGTCATTAAAAGTGAAGAAAATAAAGAGTAA
- the rpsI gene encoding 30S ribosomal protein S9 → MAEKMTQYLGTGRRKTSVARVRLIPGGQGVEINGKVMDEYFGGRAILSKIVEQPLALTETLNKFAVKVNVVGGGNSGQAGAIRHGVARALLLADESLKDVLREAGFLTRDSRMVERKKYGKKKSRRSPQFSKR, encoded by the coding sequence GTGGCAGAAAAAATGACTCAATATTTAGGAACTGGTAGAAGAAAAACTTCAGTAGCTAGAGTAAGATTAATTCCTGGAGGACAAGGAGTAGAAATAAATGGTAAAGTAATGGATGAATATTTTGGAGGAAGAGCTATTCTTTCTAAAATAGTTGAACAACCTTTAGCTTTAACAGAAACTTTAAATAAATTTGCAGTTAAGGTAAATGTGGTAGGTGGAGGAAACTCTGGACAAGCTGGTGCAATCAGACATGGCGTTGCAAGAGCACTTTTACTTGCTGATGAAAGTTTAAAAGATGTTTTAAGAGAAGCTGGATTTTTAACAAGAGATTCAAGAATGGTTGAAAGAAAAAAATACGGTAAAAAGAAATCAAGAAGAAGTCCTCAATTCTCAAAACGTTAA
- the rplM gene encoding 50S ribosomal protein L13, whose amino-acid sequence MKKYTFMQRKEDVVREWHHYDAEGQILGKLAVEIAKKLMGKEKLTFTPHIDGGDYVVVTNAAKIAVTGKKLTDKVYYNHSGFPGGIRARKLGEILEKKPEELLMLAVKGMLPKNKLGRQQLTRLRVFAGAEHSHVAQKPNKVEL is encoded by the coding sequence GTGAAAAAATATACTTTTATGCAAAGAAAAGAAGATGTTGTCAGAGAATGGCATCATTATGACGCTGAAGGGCAAATTTTAGGAAAATTAGCAGTTGAAATTGCTAAAAAATTAATGGGTAAAGAAAAACTAACATTTACTCCTCATATTGATGGTGGAGATTATGTAGTAGTTACAAATGCTGCTAAAATAGCTGTAACTGGAAAGAAATTAACTGATAAAGTTTACTACAATCACTCAGGATTTCCTGGAGGAATAAGAGCAAGAAAACTAGGAGAAATCTTAGAAAAGAAACCAGAAGAACTTTTAATGCTGGCTGTTAAGGGAATGCTTCCAAAAAATAAATTAGGAAGACAACAACTAACAAGACTTAGAGTGTTTGCAGGAGCAGAACATTCTCATGTTGCACAAAAACCAAATAAGGTAGAATTATAA
- a CDS encoding alanine/glycine:cation symporter family protein: protein MLNFIASINELFWGAILILLLVGTGIFYTIKLKFVQVRKFKKGVSQLTGDFDINGKKADHNGMSSFQALATAIAAQVGTGNLAGAATAIVSGGPGAIFWMWVSAFFGMATIYAEAILSQLFKKKVEGEVTGGPAYYIEELFNKSFLSKILAVFFALSCILALGFMGNGVQANSIGEAMKNAFNISPYITGVVVALLGGFVFFGGVKRIASFTEKVVPIMAGLYILICLIIIAINYSNIITAFEAIFINAFSTKSILGGFLGMGVKKAIRYGVARGLFSNEAGMGSTPHAHAIAKVKNPIEQGNVALITVFIDTFVVLTLTALVILTSNIGDGTLTGITLTQRAFEDTLGYSGTIFIAVALFFFAFSTIIGWYFFGEANIKYLFGKKAINIYRILVMVAIFIGSTQKVELVWELADLFNGLMVIPNLIALIVLYKLVVNSSNEYDKLHNLM from the coding sequence ATGTTAAATTTTATTGCTAGTATTAATGAACTTTTTTGGGGAGCTATTTTAATTTTACTTTTAGTAGGGACTGGAATTTTTTATACTATTAAATTAAAATTTGTACAAGTAAGGAAATTTAAAAAAGGTGTGTCACAATTAACAGGAGATTTTGATATAAATGGTAAAAAAGCTGATCATAATGGAATGTCATCTTTCCAAGCTCTTGCAACTGCTATTGCAGCACAAGTTGGAACAGGAAATCTTGCAGGGGCTGCCACAGCTATCGTATCTGGTGGACCAGGAGCTATATTTTGGATGTGGGTAAGTGCTTTTTTTGGAATGGCTACTATCTATGCAGAAGCAATTTTAAGTCAATTATTCAAAAAGAAGGTTGAAGGAGAAGTTACAGGAGGACCAGCATATTATATAGAAGAACTTTTTAATAAAAGTTTTTTATCTAAAATCTTAGCAGTATTTTTTGCTTTATCTTGTATATTAGCTTTAGGTTTTATGGGAAATGGTGTTCAAGCTAATTCAATAGGAGAAGCTATGAAAAATGCTTTTAATATTTCTCCATATATAACTGGTGTAGTTGTTGCTTTGTTAGGAGGATTTGTATTTTTTGGTGGAGTAAAAAGAATAGCATCTTTCACAGAGAAAGTTGTTCCTATTATGGCAGGACTATATATATTAATTTGTTTAATAATAATTGCAATAAATTATTCTAATATTATTACAGCTTTTGAAGCTATATTTATAAATGCCTTTTCTACAAAGTCAATTCTTGGAGGTTTTTTAGGAATGGGAGTAAAAAAGGCTATTAGATATGGAGTTGCAAGAGGTTTATTTTCAAATGAAGCTGGTATGGGTTCTACTCCTCATGCTCATGCCATTGCAAAAGTAAAAAATCCAATTGAACAAGGAAATGTTGCATTGATAACAGTTTTTATAGATACTTTTGTTGTATTAACTTTAACAGCACTTGTTATCCTTACTTCAAATATAGGAGATGGCACTTTAACTGGTATTACATTGACACAAAGAGCTTTTGAAGATACTTTAGGATATTCAGGAACAATTTTTATTGCTGTTGCACTATTCTTTTTTGCATTTTCAACAATTATTGGTTGGTACTTTTTTGGAGAAGCAAATATAAAATATCTTTTTGGTAAAAAAGCTATTAATATTTATAGAATTTTAGTTATGGTAGCAATTTTTATAGGTTCTACACAAAAGGTAGAACTTGTTTGGGAACTTGCAGATTTATTTAATGGGCTTATGGTTATTCCAAATTTAATTGCTTTAATTGTTCTATATAAATTAGTTGTTAATTCTTCAAATGAATATGATAAATTACATAATTTAATGTAA
- the infC gene encoding translation initiation factor IF-3 — MFYFFQWRCSVISDKTRINEKIRGKEFRIISFDGEQLGIMTAEQALNLASSQGYDLVEIAPSATPPVCKIMDYSKYKYEQTRKLKEAKKNQKQVVVKEIKVTARIDSHDLETKLNQVTKFLEKENKVKITLVLFGREKMHANLGVTTLDEIAEKFAETAEVEKKYADKQKHLILSPKKIK; from the coding sequence CTGTTTTATTTTTTTCAATGGAGGTGTAGTGTTATTTCTGATAAAACAAGAATAAACGAAAAGATTAGAGGGAAAGAATTCAGAATTATTTCTTTTGATGGTGAACAATTAGGTATTATGACAGCAGAACAAGCTTTAAATTTAGCTTCTTCACAAGGCTATGATTTAGTTGAGATTGCTCCAAGTGCAACCCCACCTGTTTGCAAAATAATGGATTATAGTAAATATAAATATGAGCAGACTAGAAAATTAAAAGAAGCTAAGAAAAATCAAAAGCAAGTTGTTGTTAAAGAGATTAAAGTGACGGCAAGAATCGACAGCCATGATTTAGAAACTAAACTTAATCAAGTAACTAAATTCTTAGAAAAAGAAAATAAAGTAAAAATTACTTTAGTATTGTTTGGTAGAGAAAAGATGCACGCTAATCTAGGAGTTACAACACTAGATGAAATAGCTGAAAAATTTGCTGAAACTGCTGAAGTAGAAAAAAAATATGCTGATAAACAAAAACATTTAATCTTATCACCTAAAAAAATAAAGTAA
- the rpmI gene encoding 50S ribosomal protein L35, whose amino-acid sequence MPKMKTHRGAKKRIKVTGTGKFVIKHSGKSHILTKKDRKRKNHLKKDAVVTETYKRHMQGLLPYGEGR is encoded by the coding sequence ATGCCAAAGATGAAAACTCATAGAGGAGCTAAAAAAAGAATTAAAGTAACTGGAACTGGAAAATTTGTTATTAAACATTCTGGTAAAAGCCATATTTTAACTAAAAAAGACAGAAAAAGAAAGAACCACCTAAAGAAAGATGCTGTGGTTACTGAAACTTATAAAAGACATATGCAAGGATTATTACCATATGGAGAAGGAAGATAA
- the rplT gene encoding 50S ribosomal protein L20, whose protein sequence is MRVKTGIIRRKRHKRVLKAAKGFRGASGDAFKQAKQATRRAMAYATRDRKVNKRRMRQLWITRINSAARMNGVSYSVLMNGLKKAGILLDRKVLADIALNNSAEFTKLVEAAKSAL, encoded by the coding sequence ATGAGAGTTAAAACTGGAATTATAAGAAGAAAAAGACATAAAAGAGTATTAAAAGCTGCTAAAGGTTTTAGAGGTGCTTCAGGAGATGCTTTTAAACAAGCTAAACAAGCTACTAGAAGAGCAATGGCTTATGCAACAAGAGATAGAAAAGTTAATAAGAGAAGAATGAGACAATTATGGATTACAAGAATAAACTCTGCTGCAAGGATGAATGGAGTTTCTTATTCTGTATTGATGAATGGTCTTAAAAAGGCTGGAATCTTACTTGATAGAAAAGTTCTTGCTGATATAGCTCTAAATAACTCTGCTGAATTTACAAAGTTAGTAGAAGCTGCTAAGTCTGCTCTATAA
- a CDS encoding fructose bisphosphate aldolase, whose translation MNEKLEKMRNGKGFIAALDQSGGSTPKALKLYGINENEYSNDTEMFELIHKMRTRIIKSPTFNNAKILGAILFEQTMDNKIDGKYTADFLWEEKKILPFLKVDKGLNDLDADGVQTMKPNPTLPELLKRANERNIFGTKMRSVIKKASPAGIARVVEQQFEIANQIIAAGLIPIIEPEVDINNVDKKECEEILRDEIRKHLNALPETANVMLKLTLPTVENFYEEFTKHPRIVRVVALSGGYSREKANNILSKNKGVIASFSRALTEGLSVKQTDEEFNNALAASIEGIYEASIK comes from the coding sequence ATGAACGAAAAATTAGAAAAAATGAGAAATGGAAAAGGATTTATTGCTGCACTTGACCAAAGTGGAGGAAGCACACCAAAAGCATTAAAACTATATGGTATAAATGAAAATGAATATTCAAATGATACAGAAATGTTTGAATTAATTCATAAAATGAGAACTAGAATAATTAAAAGTCCTACTTTTAATAATGCAAAAATTTTAGGTGCTATTCTATTTGAACAAACTATGGATAATAAGATTGATGGAAAATATACAGCAGATTTCTTATGGGAAGAAAAGAAAATATTGCCTTTCTTAAAAGTAGATAAAGGACTTAATGATTTAGATGCTGATGGTGTTCAAACAATGAAACCAAATCCAACTTTACCTGAACTTTTAAAAAGAGCTAATGAAAGAAATATTTTTGGAACAAAAATGCGTTCTGTTATCAAAAAAGCATCTCCTGCTGGAATAGCAAGAGTTGTTGAACAACAATTTGAAATTGCTAATCAAATAATTGCAGCTGGACTTATTCCAATAATTGAACCAGAAGTGGATATCAATAATGTGGATAAAAAAGAATGTGAAGAAATATTAAGAGATGAAATTAGAAAACATCTTAATGCTTTACCAGAAACTGCAAATGTTATGTTAAAACTAACTTTACCAACAGTTGAAAATTTCTATGAAGAATTTACAAAACACCCAAGAATAGTTAGAGTTGTTGCCTTATCTGGTGGATATTCAAGAGAAAAAGCAAATAATATTCTTTCTAAGAATAAAGGAGTTATTGCAAGTTTCTCAAGAGCATTAACTGAAGGATTATCTGTTAAACAAACTGATGAAGAATTTAACAACGCTTTAGCAGCTTCTATTGAAGGAATATATGAAGCTTCTATAAAATAA
- the htpG gene encoding molecular chaperone HtpG, which translates to MKKEEKIFKAETKELLNLMINSIYTNKEIFLRELISNANDAIDKLKFQSLTDTDILKGDDKFRIDISIDKENRTLTVIDNGIGMTYEEVDDNIGTIAKSGSKLFKEQLEEAKKGDIDIIGQFGVGFYSGFIVADKITLETKSPYSENGVKWVSSGDGNYEIEEISKEDRGTKITLHLKEGDEYNEFLEDWKIKDLVKKYSNYIRYEIYFGNEVINSTKPIWKKDKKELKDEDYNEFYKATFHDWNDPMLHINLKVQGNIEYNALLFIPKKLPFDYYTKNFKRGLQLYTKNVFIMEKCEDLIPEYFNFISGLVDCDSLSLNISREILQQNAELQVISKNLEKKIISELEKILKNDREKYIEFWKEFGRSIKAGVQDMFGMNKEKLQDLLIFVSSYNDKYTTLKEYVDRMGDNKEILYVPAESIDAVKSLPKMEKLKEQGREVLILTDKIDEFTLMAMRDYSGKEFKSINSSDFKFSDNKEKEEEIKKIADENKTLIEKAKEFLKDKVSDVELSNNIGNSASSLLAKGAVSLEMEKTLSEMTNNNDVPKAEKILAINPEHILFNKLKSSIDTDDFNKLVDVLYNQALLLEGFNIENPVEFIKNLNSLIK; encoded by the coding sequence ATGAAAAAAGAAGAAAAAATTTTTAAAGCAGAGACTAAGGAATTACTTAATCTAATGATAAATTCTATCTATACAAATAAGGAAATATTTTTAAGAGAATTGATATCTAATGCAAATGATGCTATTGACAAATTAAAATTTCAATCATTAACAGATACTGATATTTTAAAAGGTGATGATAAATTTAGAATAGATATTAGTATTGATAAAGAAAACAGAACTTTAACTGTAATTGATAATGGTATAGGGATGACTTATGAAGAAGTTGATGATAATATAGGAACTATTGCAAAATCTGGTTCAAAATTATTTAAAGAGCAATTAGAAGAAGCTAAAAAAGGAGATATAGACATAATTGGACAGTTTGGAGTAGGTTTTTATTCAGGTTTTATTGTTGCAGATAAAATTACTTTAGAAACAAAATCTCCTTATTCAGAAAATGGAGTTAAATGGGTTTCCAGTGGAGATGGAAACTATGAAATAGAAGAAATTTCAAAAGAAGATAGAGGAACTAAGATAACTTTACATTTAAAAGAAGGAGATGAATATAACGAATTTTTAGAAGATTGGAAAATAAAAGATTTAGTAAAAAAATATTCTAATTATATAAGATATGAAATTTACTTTGGAAATGAGGTTATAAATTCAACTAAACCAATTTGGAAAAAAGATAAAAAAGAATTAAAAGATGAGGACTATAATGAATTCTATAAAGCAACTTTCCACGATTGGAATGACCCAATGTTACATATAAATTTAAAGGTACAAGGTAATATTGAATATAATGCACTACTATTCATACCTAAAAAATTGCCTTTTGATTATTACACAAAAAACTTTAAAAGGGGTCTACAACTTTATACTAAAAATGTATTTATTATGGAAAAGTGTGAAGATTTAATTCCTGAATATTTTAATTTTATCTCTGGACTTGTTGATTGTGATAGTCTATCACTTAATATTTCAAGAGAAATTCTACAACAAAATGCTGAATTACAAGTAATTTCAAAAAACTTGGAAAAGAAAATAATTTCTGAATTAGAAAAAATATTAAAAAATGATAGAGAAAAATATATTGAGTTTTGGAAAGAATTTGGTAGAAGTATAAAAGCTGGTGTCCAAGATATGTTTGGTATGAATAAAGAAAAATTACAAGATTTATTGATATTTGTATCTTCATATAATGATAAATACACTACATTAAAGGAATATGTGGATAGAATGGGGGATAATAAAGAAATTCTTTATGTGCCAGCTGAAAGTATAGATGCTGTGAAATCTTTACCAAAAATGGAAAAATTAAAAGAACAAGGTAGAGAAGTTTTAATTTTAACAGATAAAATAGATGAATTTACTTTGATGGCTATGAGAGATTATTCAGGTAAAGAATTCAAGTCTATAAATAGTTCAGATTTTAAATTCTCAGATAACAAAGAAAAAGAAGAAGAAATTAAGAAGATAGCTGATGAAAATAAAACTTTAATTGAAAAAGCAAAAGAATTTTTGAAAGATAAAGTTAGTGATGTTGAATTAAGCAATAATATTGGAAACTCTGCTTCATCACTTCTTGCAAAAGGAGCTGTCAGCTTAGAGATGGAAAAAACTTTATCTGAAATGACAAATAATAATGATGTACCTAAAGCAGAAAAAATATTGGCTATAAATCCAGAACATATATTATTTAATAAGTTAAAAAGTTCAATTGATACAGATGATTTTAATAAATTAGTAGATGTATTATATAATCAAGCTTTACTTTTAGAAGGATTTAATATAGAAAATCCTGTTGAATTTATAAAAAACCTTAATAGTTTAATCAAGTAA
- the garD gene encoding galactarate dehydratase — protein sequence MKGRLFIKIHENDNVAIAVNELPVGTKLTDEITTLETIPQGHKIAFKDFNKGDAIIRYNVILGYALQKIKKGSWINEHMLELPTPPLLDEMKSGINIVKDLPKAPIRTFEGYRNPNGGFAGTRNILGISTTVQCVSGVLNVAVKRMKEKLLPKYPNVDDIVPINHAYGCGVAINAPDAVIPIRSLKNISKHPNFGGELMVVALGCEKLTVEMLVDEADINPENVVVLQELAGFNAMIDKLMEVAEIKLKRLNERKRETLPLSDLLIGMQCGGSDAFSGVTANPSAGYATDMLVEAGATVMFSEVTEVRDGVYILAERCVNDDVMKKLINEMKWYDNYLEKGKVDRSANPTPGNKKGGLSNIVEKAMGSIAKSGSSPIVEVLSPGEIPSKKGLIFAATPASDIVCGPSQLASGIGLQVFMTGRGTPYGLAISPVIKVSSRNNIKNLWSDLIDVNAGVIATGESTIQEVGTKLFNLIIDVASGRKKSWAELYELHNDLCFFNPAPIT from the coding sequence ATGAAAGGAAGATTATTTATTAAAATACATGAAAATGATAATGTTGCCATTGCAGTGAATGAACTTCCAGTAGGTACAAAACTTACTGATGAGATTACTACTTTGGAAACTATCCCACAAGGGCATAAAATAGCATTTAAAGATTTTAATAAAGGTGATGCTATTATTCGTTATAATGTTATTTTAGGTTATGCACTTCAAAAAATAAAAAAAGGAAGTTGGATAAATGAACATATGTTAGAGCTACCAACTCCACCTTTATTAGATGAAATGAAGTCAGGAATAAACATTGTTAAAGATTTACCCAAAGCTCCAATTAGAACTTTTGAAGGATACAGAAATCCTAATGGTGGTTTTGCAGGAACAAGAAATATTTTAGGTATCAGTACCACTGTTCAATGTGTAAGTGGAGTTTTAAATGTAGCAGTTAAAAGAATGAAAGAAAAGTTACTTCCTAAATATCCAAATGTTGATGATATAGTTCCTATAAATCATGCTTATGGTTGTGGAGTTGCAATAAATGCACCTGATGCAGTTATTCCTATAAGGTCTCTTAAAAATATATCAAAGCATCCAAATTTTGGTGGAGAACTAATGGTAGTTGCATTAGGTTGTGAAAAACTTACAGTTGAAATGTTAGTTGATGAAGCAGATATAAATCCAGAAAATGTGGTTGTTTTACAAGAATTAGCAGGATTCAATGCAATGATAGATAAATTGATGGAAGTTGCAGAAATAAAATTAAAAAGATTAAATGAAAGAAAAAGAGAAACATTACCTTTATCAGATTTATTGATAGGTATGCAATGTGGAGGCAGTGATGCTTTCTCTGGTGTAACTGCAAACCCAAGTGCAGGTTATGCAACAGATATGCTTGTTGAAGCAGGAGCAACTGTAATGTTTTCAGAAGTGACAGAAGTTCGTGACGGAGTGTATATTTTAGCAGAACGTTGTGTTAATGATGATGTAATGAAAAAATTGATTAATGAAATGAAATGGTATGACAATTATTTAGAAAAAGGAAAAGTTGACAGAAGTGCCAATCCAACTCCTGGAAATAAAAAGGGAGGTTTATCCAATATAGTTGAAAAGGCTATGGGTTCTATTGCTAAATCAGGATCTTCTCCAATAGTTGAAGTTTTATCACCAGGAGAAATACCAAGTAAAAAGGGATTAATTTTTGCAGCTACTCCTGCAAGTGATATAGTTTGTGGACCTTCTCAATTAGCTTCTGGAATAGGTTTGCAAGTGTTTATGACAGGTCGTGGAACACCTTATGGCTTAGCTATATCTCCTGTTATAAAAGTTTCATCAAGAAATAATATTAAAAATCTATGGAGTGATTTAATTGATGTAAATGCAGGAGTTATTGCCACAGGAGAGTCAACAATACAAGAGGTAGGGACAAAACTATTTAATTTAATTATAGATGTTGCAAGTGGAAGAAAGAAATCTTGGGCTGAGTTATATGAACTTCATAATGATTTATGTTTCTTTAATCCTGCACCTATCACATAA
- a CDS encoding LysR family transcriptional regulator: MDLRQLEYIVEIAEEKNITKAAKKLYITQSALNQTLLKLEKEIGEPLFERSKLNLYLTEIGKIYVEEAKKILEIKKETYEKIDEIKGNYNSTIRIGLTPERGMPMFLSIYPIFHKIYPNIKIEAIELSVEEQHRMIEERKIDIAFVNVAENQKTKNIYQIIRKEKLVLAIPNRIAKNLKNKNMKDILNEVIKENFVMLPKNTTIRKVIDEYFKNFKLSPKILFESKNSSLLIKMVESQLVCTIVSEIHIIESKDIKYILLDDFSYLDYSVTYKKDKFLTTPIKKFISLAKEYWTLKK; the protein is encoded by the coding sequence ATGGATTTAAGACAACTTGAATATATAGTAGAAATAGCAGAAGAAAAAAATATTACAAAAGCAGCTAAAAAATTGTATATTACTCAATCTGCTTTAAACCAAACCCTATTAAAGTTAGAAAAAGAAATTGGTGAGCCTTTATTTGAGCGTTCAAAACTTAATTTATATTTGACAGAAATAGGAAAAATCTATGTAGAAGAAGCTAAAAAAATCTTGGAAATAAAAAAAGAAACATATGAAAAAATTGATGAGATAAAAGGTAATTACAATAGCACCATAAGAATAGGTCTGACACCTGAAAGAGGAATGCCTATGTTTTTAAGTATATATCCTATATTTCATAAAATTTATCCAAATATAAAAATTGAAGCAATTGAGTTAAGTGTAGAAGAACAGCATAGAATGATAGAAGAAAGAAAAATAGATATTGCTTTTGTAAATGTAGCAGAAAACCAAAAAACAAAAAATATCTACCAAATAATAAGAAAAGAAAAATTAGTACTTGCAATCCCTAATAGAATAGCTAAAAATTTAAAAAATAAAAATATGAAAGATATTTTAAATGAAGTTATTAAAGAAAATTTTGTAATGCTACCTAAAAATACAACTATTAGAAAAGTGATAGATGAGTATTTTAAAAACTTTAAATTATCTCCTAAAATTTTATTTGAAAGTAAAAATAGTTCTCTTTTGATAAAAATGGTTGAAAGTCAATTAGTATGTACAATAGTATCTGAAATTCATATTATAGAATCTAAGGATATTAAATATATTCTATTAGATGATTTTTCTTATTTAGACTATTCAGTAACATATAAGAAAGATAAATTTTTAACTACTCCTATAAAAAAGTTTATCAGTCTTGCAAAGGAATATTGGACTTTAAAGAAATAA